The following proteins are encoded in a genomic region of Reichenbachiella sp.:
- a CDS encoding methylglyoxal synthase, whose translation MKLAVIAHDGKKAEMVGFLLQNKDRIEKADIVATGTTGSHAEKAGLKVRKLLSGPMGGDAQIATMVAEGNMDLIFFFRDPQGKHPHEPDIQMLMRLCDVHNIPFATNPAGAQLLLDGWPAE comes from the coding sequence ATGAAACTAGCAGTAATTGCCCACGATGGCAAAAAAGCCGAGATGGTTGGCTTCTTACTTCAGAATAAAGATCGAATTGAGAAAGCTGATATTGTTGCCACAGGTACTACAGGTTCGCATGCCGAAAAGGCGGGTTTGAAGGTCCGTAAGTTGCTGTCTGGACCCATGGGTGGGGATGCGCAGATAGCTACTATGGTAGCCGAAGGCAATATGGATTTGATTTTTTTCTTTAGAGATCCTCAAGGCAAGCATCCACACGAGCCAGACATTCAAATGCTGATGAGATTGTGCGATGTACACAATATCCCGTTTGCAACCAATCCGGCTGGAGCGCAGTTGCTGCTGGATGGATGGCCTGCTGAGTAG